In the Maribacter sp. MJ134 genome, one interval contains:
- a CDS encoding mechanosensitive ion channel: MEVFQNMLNSISNSAGDFLPSTLGALLILIIGWFIAGFLKRIITRLIKKSGIDERIKSDKITISKFIGKLVYFLAMIFVFTLVLEKLGMQSVLDPVKNLLNGFLAYIPNIIGAGLVGYIGYMLATMVSELVGLSGDTIKSFLPKLGISEGFDLVGILKKVVFIFIFIPLLISALNILNMDTISEPATAILTQFFSAVPKVLLAAFILILFVVGGKFISQMVRDILDKMNLNKLVGQLHLGDMTKNTNLSKTIANIAYFFIIIFGLLTALEKLEFAQLTEIIQTVTALSGKILFGLVIILIGNWVSIMAKNAFGKNQSNGFVASIIRTAILAIFLAMGLKTMGMADDIINMAFGITLGTIAVTVALSFGLGGREAAGKQMGKILEKFNSK, from the coding sequence ATGGAAGTATTTCAAAACATGCTTAATAGCATAAGTAATTCAGCAGGAGATTTTTTGCCAAGCACATTGGGAGCACTATTAATATTGATTATAGGGTGGTTCATAGCAGGTTTCCTAAAACGTATCATCACCAGATTGATTAAAAAAAGTGGTATCGATGAACGAATTAAAAGTGATAAAATAACGATATCCAAGTTTATTGGTAAGCTCGTATATTTTTTAGCTATGATATTTGTGTTTACCCTAGTTCTTGAAAAGTTAGGTATGCAAAGCGTTCTTGATCCAGTAAAAAATCTACTTAATGGCTTTCTGGCCTATATCCCAAATATAATCGGAGCCGGATTAGTTGGTTATATTGGTTATATGTTGGCCACTATGGTTTCTGAGCTTGTAGGTCTCTCTGGCGATACCATTAAATCATTTCTTCCCAAACTTGGTATTTCAGAAGGTTTTGATTTGGTGGGTATCCTTAAGAAAGTAGTATTCATATTTATCTTTATCCCGCTCCTTATCTCGGCATTGAATATCCTGAATATGGATACCATTTCGGAGCCTGCAACAGCAATACTTACACAATTCTTCAGTGCGGTCCCCAAGGTGCTTTTAGCCGCATTTATCTTAATTCTATTTGTCGTTGGTGGAAAGTTTATCTCACAGATGGTTAGAGACATTTTGGATAAAATGAATTTGAATAAACTAGTTGGTCAACTTCACTTAGGAGATATGACAAAAAATACGAACTTATCTAAAACTATAGCCAACATTGCTTACTTTTTCATCATTATTTTTGGCCTGTTGACAGCATTGGAAAAATTAGAATTTGCTCAACTCACCGAGATTATACAAACGGTTACTGCTTTATCGGGTAAAATTTTATTTGGACTCGTTATTATTCTCATTGGTAATTGGGTAAGTATCATGGCTAAAAATGCCTTCGGTAAAAATCAATCCAATGGTTTTGTGGCATCAATAATCCGAACGGCAATATTAGCCATATTCTTGGCAATGGGCCTAAAGACCATGGGTATGGCGGATGACATTATTAACATGGCGTTTGGTATCACCTTAGGTACCATAGCCGTGACGGTAGCCCTATCCTTTGGACTAGGAGGTAGAGAAGCCGCGGGTAAACAAATGGGCAAAATTCTAGAAAAATTCAATAGTAAATAA
- a CDS encoding Smr/MutS family protein produces MSDFQIGDRVEAIDDVVKGFITQIDGNTVTVDTDDGFPLSFDKEELVKIADDIKVSNYEVAQVKKEKEEPKKKRGPIPKPKERNLPKMEVDLHINQLVKNPKNMGNYEMLNLQMDTAKRQLDFAIAKRIQKVVFIHGVGAGVLKEELQYLFRKYDNIKYYDADYQKYGLGATEIYIYQNA; encoded by the coding sequence ATGTCAGATTTTCAAATAGGAGATAGGGTAGAGGCCATAGACGATGTCGTAAAGGGTTTTATTACTCAGATAGATGGTAATACCGTAACCGTGGATACCGATGACGGATTTCCCTTAAGTTTTGATAAAGAGGAGTTGGTTAAGATTGCCGATGATATTAAGGTCAGTAACTACGAAGTAGCACAAGTAAAAAAGGAAAAAGAAGAACCTAAAAAGAAAAGAGGACCAATACCAAAACCAAAAGAAAGGAATTTACCAAAAATGGAAGTGGACCTTCATATTAATCAATTGGTGAAAAATCCCAAGAATATGGGAAACTATGAAATGCTTAACCTACAAATGGATACCGCCAAAAGACAGTTAGATTTTGCGATAGCCAAACGCATTCAAAAAGTTGTATTTATTCACGGTGTAGGAGCAGGGGTCTTAAAAGAAGAATTGCAGTACCTCTTTAGAAAGTACGATAATATCAAATATTATGATGCCGATTATCAAAAATATGGGCTAGGTGCCACAGAGATATATATTTATCAGAATGCTTAG
- a CDS encoding CCC motif membrane protein: MEQQKLPNVTIAMVLSILSFICCCFSAGIGGILLSGIALFLVNKDTKLYSQNPEDYSNFSTLKTVKIIAIIGLVIGVLTLLWSAYSIFAIGGWEAYMEQNQEMLEQLGIE; the protein is encoded by the coding sequence ATGGAACAACAAAAATTACCCAACGTTACCATTGCCATGGTATTAAGCATACTTTCATTTATATGTTGCTGTTTTAGTGCAGGAATAGGTGGCATACTACTTTCTGGAATTGCATTATTTCTTGTGAATAAAGACACCAAGTTATATAGCCAAAACCCAGAGGATTATTCTAATTTTAGCACTTTAAAGACAGTTAAAATAATAGCTATAATTGGTCTTGTTATTGGTGTACTGACATTATTATGGAGTGCTTATTCTATTTTCGCAATCGGCGGATGGGAAGCCTATATGGAACAAAATCAAGAAATGTTAGAACAATTAGGAATAGAATAA
- a CDS encoding CCC motif membrane protein, which produces MNQPLPGASNALTFGILSIVLTIFCCGPFGAIFSFIGLSSAKKAEQVYQLDRAAYSGYDNVKTGRILSYIGLGIAGVYLILGIIYFGALGAIIYSAASEGGFQ; this is translated from the coding sequence ATGAATCAACCCCTTCCTGGAGCAAGTAATGCCCTAACATTCGGAATTCTATCCATAGTCCTGACTATTTTCTGTTGTGGCCCTTTTGGCGCTATCTTTAGTTTTATAGGACTAAGTAGTGCAAAGAAAGCTGAACAAGTGTATCAATTGGATAGGGCGGCCTACTCCGGATATGACAATGTTAAAACTGGCAGGATTCTATCCTATATTGGTTTAGGTATTGCTGGGGTGTATCTTATCTTAGGGATAATTTATTTTGGCGCATTAGGTGCCATCATATATTCCGCAGCTTCTGAAGGAGGTTTTCAATAA
- a CDS encoding cysteine desulfurase family protein codes for MRNVYLDNAATTQVREEVIVKMQDALANSYGNPSSTHSYGRTAKTAIESARKTIARYLNAQPSEIIFTSGGTEADNMILRCAVADLGVKTIITSKIEHHAVLHTVEELAHKGLINLSFVQLDVFGNPDMNHLETLLRKDDSKKMVSLMHVNNEIGNKIDIAAITKLAKAHDALVHSDTVQSIGHYPWDVKDVGIDFMAAAAHKFHGPKGIGFAFIRKNSGLGCMISGGSQERGYRAGTESFHNIVGLEEAFVRAYDNLQEEQSYVKGLKKYFIDTIKNEIPEVKFNGHSGDLDKSTYTLVNACLPISAEKALMLLFHLDMKGIACSKGSACQSGSDKGSHVLSEILSDEDLKKPSLRFSFSKYNTKEDIDYTVGVLKEFTLQ; via the coding sequence ATGAGAAATGTTTACTTAGACAATGCGGCTACCACTCAGGTTCGTGAGGAGGTAATCGTAAAAATGCAAGATGCACTGGCAAATTCCTATGGCAACCCGTCTTCTACACATAGTTACGGCAGAACTGCCAAAACGGCCATAGAGAGCGCGAGAAAGACCATTGCCAGGTACTTAAATGCCCAACCATCTGAGATAATTTTTACTTCTGGAGGTACGGAGGCCGATAATATGATTTTGAGGTGTGCCGTGGCGGATTTAGGAGTAAAGACTATTATTACTTCCAAAATTGAGCATCATGCGGTATTGCATACGGTAGAGGAATTGGCGCATAAAGGTCTTATCAATTTGTCCTTTGTGCAACTTGATGTGTTTGGCAATCCTGATATGAACCATTTGGAAACCTTGCTCAGAAAGGACGATTCAAAAAAAATGGTGAGCCTAATGCACGTAAATAATGAGATTGGTAATAAGATAGATATTGCTGCCATCACGAAACTGGCTAAAGCTCATGATGCATTAGTGCACTCGGATACGGTACAGTCCATTGGTCATTATCCATGGGATGTAAAGGATGTTGGGATTGACTTTATGGCTGCCGCCGCACATAAATTCCATGGGCCAAAAGGTATCGGTTTTGCCTTTATAAGGAAAAATTCCGGCCTTGGATGTATGATTTCAGGTGGTTCGCAAGAACGCGGTTACCGAGCAGGAACCGAATCCTTTCATAATATCGTAGGTCTAGAAGAGGCTTTTGTTAGGGCGTACGATAATTTGCAGGAAGAACAAAGCTATGTCAAAGGCCTTAAGAAGTATTTCATAGACACCATTAAAAATGAGATTCCAGAGGTGAAGTTCAACGGACATTCTGGAGATTTAGACAAAAGTACCTATACCTTGGTGAATGCTTGTTTGCCCATTAGTGCTGAAAAAGCACTCATGTTATTGTTTCATTTGGATATGAAGGGTATTGCTTGCTCTAAGGGCAGTGCTTGCCAGTCCGGGAGTGATAAAGGCTCTCACGTACTTTCCGAGATTCTTTCTGACGAGGATTTAAAAAAGCCGTCCCTACGTTTTTCATTTTCAAAATACAATACTAAAGAAGATATCGATTATACGGTAGGTGTGCTAAAGGAATTTACGCTTCAATAA
- a CDS encoding TonB-dependent receptor plug domain-containing protein, which produces MRFCKLFLLFFITYHFNGRAQNATITGIVLNERNVPLTDVNISAGVLGTTTDKDGFYILQITADTETDIVFTHIGHKEVRLENLILTTNETYEFNPVLRNDVIQVDGVTVTPRGEKEASGILSISPEKIRKIPGANAGVENILKLLPGVSSNNELSTQYAVRGGNYDENLVYINEIEVYRPFLVRSAQQEGLSFVNSDLVQNVKFSAGGFQAKYGDKLSSVLDITYKNPVTFSAQGDFSLLGASASLETISKNKKLSSITGVRYRNNSLLVNSQQTTANLNPSFTDVQSYITYRISNKFNLNFLGNLSVNNYRNEPLKRETNFGTIDEPRALVVFYEGRENNRFATALGAVKGNYYLNDKTTLKLITSLYHTTEEEYSDVIASYELGDVNSNLGSENLGEIQNARGIGSQFNRTRNDLDALIFNINHRGVHKNGNTVLEWGLKYTHEDIRDQLGESEFIDSAGFSVRPINPAFVNNQPETPFNAPLVPFTGLNATNFVKTNRFSGYAQMATQKKWNTNDLYYNIGVRAHYWTVSGTNVEKVSQVVFSPRAQIALKPDWDKDMLFRFSTGLYHQPPFYRELRDLTGTINPNVKAQKSLHFVLGNEYSFLLWNRPFTLISEGYYKNLDNVNAYTLEDVRIRYAADNDATAYVYGAELRLNGAFVPGTESWVSLGYLKTEENRNGRGFIARPTDQRIKIGILFQDYVATIPDLKMYLNLVYTTGVPGGSPNNADPYLFQNRLRDYRRADLGISYIFAGKDKTYAKNHWLHSFKELSLGFEIFNLFNNQNAITNTWVRDVDSKNEFAVPNFLTSRVLNLRLRVRL; this is translated from the coding sequence TTGAGATTTTGTAAATTATTTTTACTTTTTTTTATAACTTACCATTTTAATGGTAGGGCTCAGAACGCTACAATAACGGGCATTGTTCTAAACGAACGTAACGTCCCCTTGACAGATGTTAACATTTCTGCAGGGGTATTGGGTACAACTACGGATAAAGATGGCTTTTACATTCTTCAGATTACTGCCGACACGGAAACAGACATCGTTTTCACCCATATAGGACATAAAGAGGTTAGGTTAGAAAATTTAATTCTTACTACGAACGAAACCTATGAATTTAATCCGGTATTACGAAATGATGTTATTCAGGTCGATGGTGTTACCGTAACCCCTCGAGGCGAAAAAGAAGCAAGTGGTATTCTCTCTATTTCACCGGAAAAAATCAGGAAAATACCAGGTGCCAATGCAGGTGTGGAAAATATTTTGAAGCTCTTACCTGGTGTCTCTTCGAATAACGAATTAAGTACCCAATATGCTGTTAGAGGAGGTAATTATGATGAAAACCTTGTTTACATCAATGAGATTGAAGTGTACCGTCCTTTTTTGGTGCGCTCTGCACAACAAGAAGGTTTAAGTTTTGTAAACAGTGATTTGGTTCAGAACGTAAAATTTTCGGCTGGGGGTTTTCAAGCCAAGTATGGGGACAAACTTTCTTCCGTGCTAGATATTACGTATAAGAATCCGGTTACGTTCTCGGCTCAGGGAGATTTTAGTTTACTGGGAGCAAGTGCCAGTCTGGAAACCATATCCAAAAATAAAAAACTAAGCAGTATTACCGGCGTTAGATATAGAAACAATAGTCTTTTAGTTAACTCGCAACAAACGACGGCAAATTTAAATCCTTCTTTCACGGATGTGCAGAGTTACATAACCTACAGAATCTCCAACAAGTTCAATTTAAATTTCCTTGGAAACCTTTCCGTAAACAATTACCGAAACGAACCTTTGAAAAGAGAAACAAATTTTGGTACTATTGATGAGCCTAGGGCTTTAGTTGTTTTTTATGAGGGTAGAGAAAATAATAGATTCGCAACTGCCTTAGGTGCCGTCAAGGGTAATTACTATTTAAATGATAAGACCACACTAAAATTAATCACTTCTTTATATCATACGACCGAGGAGGAATATTCCGATGTAATAGCTTCTTACGAATTGGGAGATGTAAATAGTAATTTAGGTAGTGAAAACCTAGGCGAAATTCAAAATGCAAGGGGAATAGGCTCACAATTCAACAGAACCAGAAATGATTTGGATGCCTTGATATTCAATATAAATCATAGGGGTGTTCATAAGAATGGGAATACCGTTTTAGAATGGGGCCTAAAATACACTCATGAGGATATCAGGGATCAATTAGGGGAATCTGAATTTATAGATTCCGCCGGGTTTTCGGTACGCCCTATAAATCCTGCATTCGTTAACAATCAACCAGAAACACCTTTTAATGCACCATTGGTACCGTTCACAGGTCTTAATGCCACTAATTTTGTAAAGACAAATAGATTTTCTGGCTATGCCCAAATGGCAACACAAAAGAAATGGAACACAAACGACCTCTACTATAATATAGGTGTTCGTGCGCATTATTGGACGGTAAGCGGCACCAACGTTGAGAAAGTATCGCAAGTAGTATTCAGCCCAAGGGCACAAATAGCATTAAAACCCGATTGGGATAAAGATATGCTGTTTCGGTTTTCCACAGGCTTATACCATCAGCCGCCGTTCTACAGGGAGTTAAGAGACCTAACGGGAACCATAAACCCCAATGTAAAGGCTCAAAAATCGCTTCATTTTGTTCTTGGAAATGAGTATAGTTTTCTATTGTGGAATAGACCCTTTACCTTAATTAGTGAAGGCTATTATAAAAATCTAGACAATGTAAACGCCTACACCTTAGAAGATGTTCGCATACGATATGCTGCAGACAATGATGCTACCGCTTATGTTTATGGTGCAGAGCTAAGGCTTAATGGAGCATTTGTACCCGGTACGGAATCTTGGGTAAGTCTAGGGTATCTAAAGACCGAAGAAAATAGGAATGGTAGAGGTTTCATTGCGAGGCCAACGGACCAAAGAATTAAGATAGGCATCCTTTTTCAAGATTATGTGGCCACCATTCCAGATTTAAAGATGTATTTAAACCTGGTCTACACGACAGGTGTACCCGGTGGTTCTCCGAACAATGCCGACCCCTATCTTTTTCAGAATAGATTAAGAGACTATAGGCGTGCTGATTTGGGAATTTCCTATATTTTTGCAGGAAAGGATAAAACCTATGCTAAAAACCATTGGTTGCATTCCTTTAAAGAATTGAGTTTAGGCTTTGAAATTTTTAATCTTTTCAATAACCAGAACGCTATCACAAATACTTGGGTCAGGGACGTGGACAGTAAAAACGAGTTCGCCGTACCAAATTTCCTAACCTCAAGAGTTTTAAACTTAAGACTTAGAGTACGTCTTTAA
- the rocD gene encoding ornithine--oxo-acid transaminase encodes MAVLEQLTSQQAIELENKHGAHNYHPLPVVLSRGEGVHVWDVEGKKYYDFLSAYSAVNQGHCHPKIVGAMTRQAETLSLTSRAFYNDMLGKYEKYATETFHFDKLLPMNTGAEAVETALKICRKWAYEKKGIAENNAQIIVCENNFHGRTTTIISFSNDPVARKNFGPYTDGFIKIAYDNLAALEDTLKNNPNVAGFLVEPIQGEAGVYVPFEGYLSKAKALCEKYNVLFIADEVQTGIARTGRLLATCGNCSCSDKHCSGTPEVKPDILILGKALSGGAYPVSAVLANDPVMEVIRPGNHGSTFGGNPIAAAVGMAALEVVKEEELAQNASELGELFREELNKFIPSCDLVLSVRGKGLLNAILINDTEQSSTAWDICMALKENGLLAKPTHGNIIRFAPPLVMTKEQLLDCVAIIQRTLEEFK; translated from the coding sequence ATGGCTGTTTTAGAACAATTAACATCGCAGCAAGCAATTGAATTAGAGAACAAACACGGGGCGCACAATTACCACCCACTGCCCGTAGTTTTAAGTAGAGGGGAAGGCGTTCATGTTTGGGACGTAGAGGGAAAAAAGTATTACGATTTTCTTTCGGCTTATTCAGCGGTAAACCAAGGACACTGTCACCCTAAAATAGTGGGAGCCATGACTAGGCAAGCAGAAACACTTTCATTGACTTCGAGGGCATTTTATAATGATATGTTGGGAAAATACGAGAAGTATGCCACCGAAACGTTTCATTTTGATAAGCTTTTGCCTATGAATACTGGCGCTGAAGCCGTGGAAACTGCACTGAAGATATGTAGAAAATGGGCTTACGAAAAGAAAGGTATTGCGGAAAACAATGCCCAAATCATCGTATGCGAAAATAATTTTCACGGGCGTACTACAACTATTATATCTTTCTCTAACGACCCTGTTGCACGTAAGAATTTTGGGCCGTATACGGACGGATTTATCAAGATTGCATATGACAATCTAGCTGCTCTTGAAGATACTCTAAAAAATAATCCGAACGTCGCAGGATTTTTGGTCGAACCTATACAGGGCGAAGCCGGTGTATATGTTCCATTTGAAGGATATTTAAGTAAAGCAAAGGCCCTTTGCGAAAAATATAACGTACTCTTCATTGCAGATGAAGTTCAGACCGGCATTGCTAGAACAGGACGTTTGTTGGCCACATGTGGTAATTGTTCCTGTAGCGACAAGCACTGTAGCGGAACTCCGGAGGTTAAACCGGATATTCTCATCCTTGGAAAAGCATTGTCCGGTGGGGCCTACCCTGTTTCTGCGGTTTTAGCCAATGACCCTGTAATGGAAGTGATTCGTCCTGGCAATCACGGAAGTACTTTTGGTGGCAACCCCATTGCCGCCGCTGTTGGTATGGCCGCTTTAGAAGTGGTAAAAGAAGAGGAGTTAGCACAGAACGCTTCTGAATTGGGAGAACTATTCAGGGAAGAACTAAATAAGTTTATCCCGTCTTGCGATTTGGTACTTAGTGTACGTGGAAAGGGACTTTTAAACGCTATCTTAATCAACGATACCGAGCAAAGTTCTACGGCATGGGATATTTGTATGGCTCTAAAGGAGAATGGGTTGTTGGCCAAGCCAACGCATGGAAACATTATTCGTTTTGCACCTCCTTTGGTGATGACCAAAGAGCAATTATTGGACTGTGTCGCCATTATCCAAAGGACATTGGAAGAGTTTAAATAA
- a CDS encoding DUF2752 domain-containing protein gives MLPCFTKKLFGFDCPGCGIQRSLLHLVRGEFGAAFEMYPAIYPMLLLFIFLAVDKFFNFKNSNTISRVLMVATVGTLLINYILKFI, from the coding sequence ATGCTACCCTGTTTTACCAAAAAACTTTTTGGTTTCGATTGTCCCGGATGCGGTATTCAAAGATCACTTCTACATTTGGTACGTGGAGAGTTTGGGGCCGCTTTTGAAATGTATCCGGCCATTTATCCCATGTTACTATTATTTATTTTTTTGGCGGTAGACAAATTTTTCAATTTTAAAAACTCCAATACAATTTCACGAGTACTCATGGTGGCCACTGTTGGCACTTTATTAATCAATTACATATTAAAATTCATTTAA
- the rlmD gene encoding 23S rRNA (uracil(1939)-C(5))-methyltransferase RlmD has product MRKNKRRQVFENVEVLDAGAKGKTIGKAPDGRVIFLTNAVPGDVVDVQTTKKRKAYFEGTATAFHTKSDKRVQPECKHFGVCGGCKWQNMGYEHQLFYKQKEVENNLKRIGHLELPVITPIKGSEKKYFYRNKMEFSFSDSRWLTLEELQSDIIFEDKNALGFHIPGMWDKILDIEKCHLQEDPSNAIRLETKDFAQKKGLTFFNPRNQYGMLRTLMIRTSSTGEIMVLIQFYEDNEAKRNLLLNHLSQTFPQITALLYVINQKQNDTIYDQDIICYKGRDHIFEEMEGLRFKINAKSFYQTNSEQAYELYKITRDFASLKGDELVYDLYTGTGTIAQFISKKAKKVVGIEAVPEAILDAKENAERNNISNADFFVGDMKNVFNETFIAENGIPDVIITDPPRDGMHKDVVQQILTIAPNKIVYVSCNSATQARDLALMKELYDVTKVQPVDMFPQTHHVENVVLLEKKK; this is encoded by the coding sequence ATGCGAAAAAATAAGAGACGTCAGGTTTTTGAAAATGTTGAGGTACTGGATGCAGGTGCTAAGGGAAAAACTATAGGCAAAGCTCCTGACGGACGCGTAATTTTCTTGACCAATGCTGTTCCTGGTGATGTTGTTGATGTCCAAACGACCAAAAAACGAAAGGCATATTTTGAAGGAACGGCCACGGCCTTCCATACCAAATCCGATAAAAGAGTACAACCGGAATGCAAACATTTTGGCGTATGTGGTGGGTGTAAATGGCAGAATATGGGCTATGAACATCAGCTCTTCTACAAACAAAAAGAGGTTGAGAACAACCTAAAAAGAATAGGTCACTTGGAGCTTCCGGTAATTACACCTATAAAAGGTTCGGAAAAAAAATACTTCTATCGTAACAAGATGGAATTCTCCTTTTCTGACAGCAGATGGCTAACACTGGAGGAATTACAGTCGGATATTATTTTTGAAGACAAGAATGCACTTGGATTTCATATTCCCGGAATGTGGGATAAAATTCTAGACATCGAAAAATGTCATCTACAGGAGGACCCTTCAAATGCCATTAGATTAGAAACCAAGGACTTTGCCCAAAAGAAAGGGCTTACATTTTTTAATCCAAGAAATCAATACGGGATGTTGCGTACATTAATGATACGCACGTCTTCTACGGGAGAAATTATGGTATTGATTCAGTTTTATGAGGATAATGAAGCAAAAAGAAATCTGCTTTTGAATCACCTTTCGCAGACCTTTCCACAAATAACGGCGTTACTTTATGTAATCAACCAAAAACAGAACGATACAATTTACGACCAAGATATTATCTGTTATAAAGGAAGGGACCATATTTTTGAGGAAATGGAAGGCTTACGGTTTAAGATAAATGCGAAGTCTTTCTATCAGACCAATTCGGAACAGGCTTACGAACTTTATAAGATTACTAGGGATTTTGCTAGCTTAAAGGGCGATGAACTGGTTTATGATCTGTACACAGGTACAGGCACTATAGCACAGTTCATCTCAAAAAAGGCCAAAAAAGTAGTGGGTATAGAAGCGGTTCCTGAAGCAATTTTGGATGCAAAAGAAAATGCAGAGCGAAATAATATTTCTAATGCAGATTTCTTCGTGGGTGATATGAAAAATGTTTTTAATGAAACGTTTATCGCTGAAAATGGTATTCCCGATGTTATTATTACTGATCCACCCAGAGATGGTATGCATAAAGACGTAGTACAACAAATACTAACTATTGCCCCAAACAAAATAGTTTACGTAAGCTGTAATTCTGCTACACAGGCTAGGGATTTGGCACTCATGAAAGAGCTGTATGATGTAACTAAAGTGCAACCCGTGGATATGTTCCCACAAACGCACCACGTAGAAAATGTTGTACTTTTAGAAAAGAAAAAATAG